The following proteins are encoded in a genomic region of Aquella oligotrophica:
- a CDS encoding DUF4116 domain-containing protein, whose translation MEKLFTLDIDINDEDIIDFGFHAKHLEPENLIIDWEEIDETLGKDGCALKFMPEEKRANKEIVLSAVNQRGIAIYYAAEALKSDMDIAEVAILQDPLAWNFISDGLKANRDFILRMVGKEVTSLYFADDKFKRDKEIVLAAITHDPYALAYADISLRSDRDIVAEAYRLRASSLQFASKNLRSDSDFMRPLIMNYPYAFEFASEGLKSNRDFVKNIVSTAGRALEYVDEHLKSDPEIVGLAIKSHRWALEYANNDLRDNKEFILPLLAIGGQVLRYVSDRLRSDQEVVAEAIKYHPWALEYANEDIKNNFA comes from the coding sequence ATGGAAAAATTATTTACGCTAGATATTGATATCAATGACGAAGATATTATTGATTTTGGCTTTCATGCAAAACACCTTGAACCAGAAAATCTGATAATCGATTGGGAAGAGATTGATGAGACTTTGGGCAAAGATGGTTGTGCACTAAAATTTATGCCAGAGGAAAAACGGGCAAATAAAGAAATCGTATTGTCAGCAGTTAATCAGCGTGGGATTGCCATTTATTATGCAGCGGAAGCATTGAAGTCTGATATGGACATTGCTGAGGTTGCAATATTACAGGATCCATTAGCATGGAATTTTATCAGTGATGGTTTAAAAGCCAATCGTGATTTTATTTTACGTATGGTGGGTAAGGAAGTAACTAGCCTATATTTTGCTGATGATAAATTTAAGCGGGATAAAGAAATTGTCCTTGCTGCGATAACTCATGATCCATATGCGTTAGCATATGCTGATATTAGCTTACGCTCAGATCGAGATATTGTTGCTGAAGCATATCGTTTACGGGCAAGCTCATTGCAGTTTGCGAGTAAAAATTTACGTTCAGATAGTGATTTCATGCGTCCTTTAATCATGAACTATCCTTATGCTTTTGAATTTGCATCAGAAGGATTAAAGTCTAACCGTGATTTTGTTAAAAATATTGTTTCTACTGCCGGTCGTGCATTAGAATATGTAGATGAGCATCTTAAATCAGACCCAGAAATAGTAGGGCTAGCCATAAAAAGTCACCGTTGGGCGCTTGAATATGCAAATAATGATCTTAGGGATAATAAGGAATTCATCCTGCCATTACTGGCTATTGGTGGACAAGTACTTCGTTATGTAAGTGATAGACTAAGATCTGATCAAGAAGTTGTTGCTGAAGCTATCAAGTATCACCCGTGGGCACTTGAATATGCAAATGAAGACATAAAAAATAACTTCGCGTAA
- a CDS encoding disulfide bond formation protein B has translation MNFQQLRKLNLIALVVVSGILLTALYYQLFIDTILPCALCNLQRIGFLLFGSGLLINIRSNNLKCGYLLCFISSILGSYVSLLHILVEIPPGMPQIGSTIFGVHMYGWAFVMFNLLTIYIVIARFLLDSSANYSIPKNKGCVNYLTGLFLAITITCLMSVFLETGLRPIGFGQYHYWVICKYQGQTDAECERPTITEIINQYKQNLEKIHNGWQQK, from the coding sequence ATGAATTTCCAACAGCTTAGAAAACTAAATCTTATTGCATTAGTAGTAGTCTCTGGAATATTGCTAACTGCATTATATTATCAGCTATTTATTGACACTATACTGCCATGCGCCTTATGTAATTTGCAACGCATTGGATTTTTATTATTTGGCTCTGGACTACTAATCAACATTAGATCGAATAACTTAAAATGCGGCTACTTATTGTGTTTCATCAGTAGTATTCTTGGTAGCTATGTTTCTTTACTCCATATTCTGGTAGAAATCCCACCAGGTATGCCACAAATTGGCTCAACAATTTTTGGCGTCCATATGTATGGCTGGGCATTTGTAATGTTTAATCTATTAACAATCTATATTGTAATAGCAAGGTTTCTGCTTGATTCATCAGCTAATTATTCAATACCGAAAAATAAAGGTTGTGTAAATTATTTAACTGGACTATTCCTCGCTATAACAATTACCTGTTTAATGTCGGTATTTCTAGAGACTGGTTTACGTCCAATAGGGTTTGGACAGTATCATTATTGGGTTATTTGTAAATATCAGGGACAAACAGATGCAGAATGTGAGCGGCCAACGATTACAGAGATCATTAACCAATATAAGCAAAATCTTGAAAAAATCCATAATGGGTGGCAGCAAAAGTAG
- a CDS encoding YchJ family protein, translating to MSFKCKCGSNKDYQVCCGIYINDNKLPDTPEQLMRSRYTAYTMANIDYIVKTMQGKPLVAYDQKESTLWAQSVIWQKLEVLNSSMNNDQGVVEFKAYYNDANRNVILHEISQFRRKDGRWYYIDGEIIG from the coding sequence ATGAGCTTTAAATGTAAATGTGGAAGTAATAAAGATTATCAGGTTTGTTGCGGTATTTATATTAATGATAATAAGCTACCAGATACACCAGAACAATTGATGCGCTCTCGTTATACGGCATATACGATGGCTAATATTGATTATATTGTTAAAACTATGCAAGGTAAACCACTAGTTGCTTATGATCAGAAAGAATCTACACTATGGGCACAGAGCGTAATTTGGCAAAAGCTTGAAGTTTTAAATAGCTCAATGAATAATGATCAGGGGGTAGTTGAATTTAAAGCATATTATAATGATGCTAATCGCAATGTTATCTTACATGAGATTAGCCAATTTAGGCGTAAGGATGGGCGATGGTATTATATTGATGGTGAAATAATTGGCTAA
- a CDS encoding alpha/beta fold hydrolase, producing the protein MKEIYLNNSDSEITLIFLHGWCLSPESFREQINYFRRNYSILAPDYSELVGDMSVSQDRLLLEIVERISKRISQLNLSKVIFIGHSMGGIIALQLAARFIKVTFASIIIDTTMPSSIKQQKVFRDFLASLSTGNQEEQIRGFISRRMYNLQLDDRDRVNLIIKEMVDKWSKFPERFNQLLYQAVLFDSEAALRILKMPLMYLGGTPPCGDIEKLQQIKRDIIIKSLPCGHFIMNNLPQDLNLTVEKFIFNII; encoded by the coding sequence ATGAAAGAAATCTATCTTAATAATTCCGATTCAGAAATAACTTTAATATTTTTGCATGGCTGGTGCCTAAGTCCGGAATCATTTCGTGAGCAAATTAATTATTTTCGTCGTAATTATTCGATCTTAGCCCCTGATTATTCTGAGCTGGTTGGCGATATGTCAGTTAGTCAGGATAGACTGCTATTAGAAATAGTTGAGAGAATAAGTAAACGTATTAGCCAATTAAATCTTTCTAAAGTTATTTTTATCGGTCATAGTATGGGTGGGATAATAGCATTACAGCTTGCTGCACGATTTATTAAGGTTACATTTGCGTCTATTATTATTGATACAACGATGCCTTCTTCCATTAAGCAACAGAAAGTTTTTCGTGATTTTCTCGCGTCATTATCCACGGGTAATCAAGAAGAGCAGATAAGAGGCTTTATTAGTAGAAGAATGTATAATCTTCAATTGGATGATAGGGATCGTGTAAATTTGATTATAAAGGAGATGGTAGATAAATGGAGTAAGTTTCCTGAGCGCTTTAACCAACTACTTTATCAGGCGGTATTATTTGACTCTGAAGCTGCATTACGTATTTTAAAAATGCCATTAATGTACTTAGGTGGAACTCCACCGTGTGGCGACATCGAGAAGCTACAGCAAATTAAGCGTGATATAATAATTAAAAGTCTGCCTTGTGGTCATTTTATTATGAATAATCTGCCACAAGATTTGAATCTTACTGTCGAGAAGTTTATCTTTAACATAATTTAA
- a CDS encoding C69 family dipeptidase, with protein MKKIALLIAAITGTISSSYACTTILVGKNASSDGSILIARNEDGESGNAAVRFMYHPPRKTGYLYKNVEENQFTYQMPDNLMGYTGSPDWQTNNSTFEEAGFNDLGVGISATETIFSNPQTLKVDPYVESTGIVEEAIPTILLPQMKSAREGVLMLGQLIESYGSGEGFGIAFVDKDEAWYLENAGGHQWLAVRLPEDGYFVSANQSRLGTVDLSDTQNYLSSPNLISFAEQNGLYNPKKDGAFNFHKVYGQNNDNDKEYNYPRVKYLQNSFTKSTLNYPVKDGDFPVFLKPDHKLSVADVESALSSYYQGTEQDPYTSQNPKATKRPISVYRTQQSHVLQVRDNLPMPIANVEYLNLGMTATGIYVPFYQGATIPEEYKIATDKADNISAYWKFRRLQMLVMQNFPRYAPTVQQSYTLLSQQIADNQKQFEAEYVKLYAKHPKKAQKLLDDFTKNTLDAVYDVTDQLTNQILTDQSTNVGKLYEFHGA; from the coding sequence ATGAAAAAAATAGCCTTACTTATAGCCGCTATTACTGGCACAATATCATCCAGCTATGCCTGCACCACCATTTTAGTTGGTAAGAATGCCAGTAGCGATGGTTCAATTCTTATTGCGCGTAATGAAGATGGTGAAAGTGGTAATGCAGCTGTTCGGTTTATGTATCATCCTCCGCGTAAAACAGGCTATTTATACAAAAATGTAGAAGAGAATCAGTTTACTTACCAAATGCCAGATAATTTAATGGGTTATACGGGTAGCCCAGACTGGCAAACTAATAATAGTACCTTTGAAGAGGCTGGATTTAATGATCTTGGTGTAGGTATTTCAGCAACTGAAACTATTTTTAGCAATCCACAAACGCTCAAAGTTGATCCTTATGTTGAAAGTACTGGAATTGTAGAAGAAGCAATCCCAACTATCCTTTTGCCACAGATGAAATCGGCGCGTGAAGGTGTGTTAATGCTAGGGCAGCTTATTGAGTCATATGGGTCAGGAGAAGGATTTGGGATAGCGTTCGTTGATAAAGATGAAGCTTGGTATCTTGAAAATGCTGGCGGTCACCAATGGTTGGCGGTTCGCTTACCTGAAGATGGCTACTTCGTATCGGCTAATCAGTCACGATTAGGAACCGTTGATTTATCTGATACTCAAAATTATTTATCATCACCAAATTTGATTAGTTTTGCGGAACAAAACGGCTTATATAATCCGAAAAAAGATGGGGCATTTAATTTCCATAAAGTTTATGGACAAAACAATGACAATGATAAAGAGTATAACTACCCGCGTGTGAAATATTTACAAAATTCATTTACCAAATCAACTTTAAATTACCCAGTAAAAGATGGTGATTTCCCAGTGTTTTTGAAACCAGATCATAAATTATCGGTTGCAGATGTTGAAAGTGCGTTATCAAGCTACTATCAGGGAACTGAACAAGATCCATATACTTCACAGAACCCTAAAGCTACTAAACGCCCAATTTCGGTTTACCGGACTCAACAATCACATGTATTACAGGTTCGTGATAATTTGCCAATGCCAATAGCTAATGTTGAATATTTGAATCTGGGAATGACGGCAACAGGCATTTATGTTCCATTCTACCAGGGTGCAACAATTCCAGAGGAATATAAAATCGCTACCGATAAAGCAGATAATATCTCTGCTTATTGGAAATTCCGCCGCCTGCAAATGCTAGTGATGCAGAATTTCCCACGTTATGCACCTACAGTTCAGCAAAGTTATACTTTATTAAGTCAGCAAATAGCGGATAATCAGAAGCAATTTGAGGCTGAGTATGTGAAACTTTATGCTAAACACCCGAAAAAAGCGCAAAAGTTGCTGGATGACTTCACCAAAAATACTCTCGATGCCGTATATGATGTAACGGATCAGTTAACCAATCAAATTTTGACTGACCAGTCAACCAATGTTGGTAAACTCTATGAGTTTCATGGTGCATAA
- the nagA gene encoding N-acetylglucosamine-6-phosphate deacetylase, which produces MSSEMRSITAKYIFDGVNLLTNKIVLLADNQIVDVIDSDKLYDKSQLEDFGNSVISPGMLDLQLNGCGGVLFNADISMETLETMHQTNLKFGTTGFLPTLITADFNDSITALEVVKEWFKQYGNTRGVLGIHLEGPFLSKEKRGIHPEEFIIKPTDEMLAKIVPYAKLFPIKMTMAAENVKPEQIEFLAKHGIIVSIGHSNASYEVAENAFKHGAKTVTHMFNAMSGMTGRNPGLIGAVLANPVYLGLIVDMLHVDKANVRLMTNLKPTSVYLVTDAVTPTGTDMTEFDFAGKHLYVRDGKCVDDAGTLGGAYLTMNEAIENCVEKCGLSLEQSLTMATLIPAQLIGVDDQIGRIAEGYRADLIAIDLDSYSCQLI; this is translated from the coding sequence ATGTCTTCGGAAATGCGTTCCATAACTGCCAAATATATTTTTGATGGTGTGAATTTATTAACTAATAAAATTGTACTTCTTGCAGATAATCAGATCGTTGATGTTATTGATTCTGACAAACTTTATGATAAAAGCCAGCTCGAGGATTTTGGGAATAGTGTGATTAGTCCCGGTATGCTTGACTTACAGCTAAATGGTTGTGGTGGTGTACTTTTTAACGCAGATATCAGTATGGAAACACTAGAAACAATGCATCAGACTAATCTAAAGTTTGGGACAACCGGATTTTTGCCAACCTTAATAACAGCTGATTTTAATGATTCAATTACGGCTTTGGAAGTAGTCAAAGAATGGTTTAAGCAATACGGTAATACTCGTGGCGTTCTTGGCATCCATCTGGAAGGACCTTTCTTATCTAAAGAGAAGCGGGGGATACACCCAGAAGAGTTTATCATTAAGCCAACTGACGAGATGCTTGCTAAAATAGTTCCATATGCTAAATTATTTCCAATTAAAATGACGATGGCAGCTGAAAATGTCAAACCTGAGCAGATTGAATTTTTAGCAAAACATGGTATCATTGTCTCAATCGGACATTCAAATGCTAGTTATGAGGTTGCTGAAAATGCATTTAAACATGGCGCCAAGACTGTTACTCATATGTTTAATGCCATGAGTGGTATGACAGGGCGTAACCCCGGTCTAATCGGTGCTGTTTTAGCTAATCCGGTCTATCTAGGGCTCATAGTTGATATGCTTCATGTAGATAAGGCAAATGTAAGATTAATGACTAATCTTAAGCCAACTAGTGTTTATCTGGTTACCGATGCCGTTACGCCTACTGGTACAGATATGACAGAATTTGATTTTGCTGGAAAACACTTATATGTTCGTGATGGTAAATGTGTTGATGATGCTGGGACTTTGGGTGGGGCATATCTGACAATGAATGAGGCTATTGAAAACTGTGTTGAGAAATGTGGGCTGAGTCTTGAACAGTCATTGACTATGGCGACACTGATTCCTGCACAATTAATTGGGGTTGATGACCAGATTGGTCGGATTGCTGAGGGCTATCGCGCCGATTTGATAGCTATTGATCTGGATTCATATTCTTGCCAGCTGATCTAA
- a CDS encoding glycosyl hydrolase family 18 protein, whose amino-acid sequence MKTNQMKKVSAALVVAGSLALSGCNGGTSSGGQNLTGAPISANAAKTIFSANSCLTGKVNFSGSALWYVGGSIDITNTCATDIDLKANTISFTAQDSKGNRVSVGTLNNWWMNGTGYKVVFAAGNGNQQVGTFSADNGNAVIKSNQTISFTGGLNLNGSTFDNAVAQSTFTVNGSTPAPTPTPTPVPTPTPVPTPTPSPTPIPTPTPSPSVDCNGVATWSADTTYANSGTPVVYQDIKYSNGWWTKGDNPAQNSGAAGSGKVWTILGNCGGAPTPTPTPAPTGKMNVVVDTTAAGCSGSACGTLTVNVTNSAGASVTSFTVPVASLGGTYTQPVNNLTAGSYTVAGSTINNTTVSYTPAATANVASGATATVTVKYTQTTPVATVGTATISLANNVPNYTGQLQVQILNVKNSNEVVGNYTITQGGSFTTAELPVSDATHDYKVKLSSGIADPLAGLYYVENGLPTLTIAKGNANALAIPMVKSSVALSDVVLAISGLTTNDKAGVSFSDAANKYSYVGYSNQVNSNKTYKVENNLNLGVSVNAAGNNYKVNPIVKTQTVTSAVTINAAFESNAVVPTSASYDYMAPFKDYNNKIVLSVNGIASSKSVSFTSNFKQKAGWGTCFGLSADNLDFTSTQSGSKYVNVITAKEKTNWDGSTTSQSLDLTKSCDVMGTDSGAEVLPGVIDPIVYDVTVNNTKLAMAKPCAANNCKDPGNGYVNAGYYAQWAVWGRKYNPYNMPFNNINDIIYAFVGFNPATGDVKTLDASADSWGMSAVSRAMLQYPYMKAHLSFGGWTNNGINTAPMFEQLASSTASMNNFATQAIALMRKTGFTGLDIDWEWWSDYGNNVAPAKKMLAFYQILRTALDTAGQQDGKKYTLTIAVNGGTDRTLALEGKNVDGTSNGNPNAVSNFWAQVGGLMDYVNVMNYDYHGSWDTNSPAYFQANYDFQNVGSNKVGKDEGWSIKSSMNTYIARGVPAKKLVAGIPLYARTMTVASATNGGLFQSVTGAGFGDYENGILDYKCIINPVNNPETGCGSDKPIAGVKSLTYYSSTSNVATFNQYGLEAMQPWAYSAQTNSFMTYDDQWSAVAKAKAVKATGLGGTMYWELDGDAQNPQQSIIQAVKNEYNN is encoded by the coding sequence ATGAAAACAAATCAAATGAAAAAAGTAAGTGCAGCATTGGTTGTGGCAGGGAGTCTGGCACTCAGTGGTTGTAATGGTGGTACTAGTAGTGGTGGTCAAAATTTAACCGGAGCCCCAATTAGTGCTAATGCAGCAAAAACGATATTTTCTGCTAATAGTTGTTTGACTGGAAAAGTAAATTTCTCTGGTTCTGCTCTTTGGTATGTGGGTGGCAGTATTGATATTACTAATACTTGTGCTACAGACATAGACTTAAAAGCAAATACTATCAGTTTTACGGCCCAAGATAGTAAAGGTAATAGAGTTAGTGTCGGTACACTAAATAATTGGTGGATGAATGGTACTGGTTATAAAGTAGTTTTCGCAGCTGGTAATGGTAATCAGCAAGTCGGTACATTTAGTGCGGATAATGGTAATGCTGTAATCAAGTCAAATCAAACAATATCATTCACTGGTGGTTTAAATTTAAATGGTAGTACCTTTGATAATGCAGTAGCGCAAAGTACATTTACAGTGAATGGTTCTACACCTGCACCTACACCAACGCCTACACCAGTTCCTACTCCTACGCCAGTTCCTACTCCTACGCCAAGTCCTACTCCGATTCCAACCCCAACCCCATCTCCGTCAGTTGATTGTAATGGTGTAGCTACGTGGAGTGCGGATACAACTTATGCTAATTCAGGGACACCAGTAGTGTATCAGGATATTAAATATAGTAATGGTTGGTGGACAAAAGGCGATAATCCTGCCCAAAATAGTGGAGCAGCAGGTTCAGGTAAAGTATGGACAATTCTTGGTAACTGTGGTGGAGCGCCAACACCTACACCTACTCCAGCTCCAACAGGAAAGATGAATGTAGTGGTTGATACAACTGCCGCTGGTTGTAGTGGATCTGCATGCGGTACATTAACAGTAAATGTTACTAACTCTGCTGGTGCTAGTGTGACTAGCTTCACTGTTCCAGTAGCCTCATTGGGTGGAACTTATACTCAACCAGTAAATAATTTAACTGCAGGTAGCTATACAGTGGCTGGTTCAACAATCAATAATACAACTGTTAGTTACACTCCAGCAGCAACAGCAAATGTAGCTTCAGGAGCAACTGCGACAGTAACAGTGAAATATACCCAGACTACACCTGTTGCTACAGTTGGAACAGCTACAATTAGCCTAGCAAATAATGTGCCAAACTATACCGGGCAACTTCAGGTGCAGATTCTGAATGTTAAAAACTCAAATGAAGTAGTTGGGAATTATACAATTACTCAGGGTGGTTCATTTACTACGGCAGAATTACCTGTGAGTGATGCTACGCATGATTATAAAGTAAAATTATCAAGTGGTATTGCTGATCCATTGGCTGGTTTGTATTATGTTGAAAACGGTTTGCCAACATTGACAATAGCTAAGGGCAATGCGAATGCATTGGCAATTCCAATGGTTAAATCATCTGTGGCTCTGAGTGATGTAGTACTTGCCATTAGCGGGTTGACTACAAATGATAAAGCAGGGGTTTCTTTCAGTGATGCTGCGAACAAATATAGTTATGTAGGCTATTCTAATCAGGTAAATAGTAATAAGACTTATAAGGTTGAAAACAATCTGAATTTGGGAGTGTCTGTAAATGCAGCTGGTAACAATTATAAAGTTAATCCAATTGTTAAAACTCAAACAGTTACAAGTGCAGTAACTATTAATGCTGCGTTTGAGTCTAATGCGGTAGTTCCAACTTCTGCCAGCTATGATTATATGGCACCGTTCAAAGACTACAATAATAAGATTGTGCTGAGTGTTAATGGTATTGCTAGCTCAAAATCAGTAAGCTTTACTTCTAACTTCAAGCAAAAAGCTGGTTGGGGTACATGTTTTGGCTTGTCTGCGGACAATCTTGATTTTACTAGTACACAATCTGGTAGCAAATATGTGAATGTTATTACGGCTAAAGAAAAAACTAACTGGGATGGTAGCACTACTTCTCAATCACTTGATTTAACAAAATCTTGTGATGTTATGGGTACTGATTCAGGTGCTGAAGTTTTACCTGGTGTTATTGATCCAATCGTATATGATGTAACAGTTAATAATACTAAATTGGCAATGGCAAAACCATGTGCTGCAAATAATTGTAAAGACCCAGGTAATGGTTATGTAAATGCTGGTTACTATGCACAATGGGCAGTGTGGGGACGCAAATACAATCCATATAATATGCCATTTAATAACATCAACGATATTATCTATGCTTTTGTTGGCTTCAATCCAGCAACTGGCGATGTTAAAACTCTTGATGCATCAGCTGATAGCTGGGGTATGAGCGCTGTTAGTCGTGCTATGTTACAGTATCCATACATGAAAGCTCACTTATCATTTGGTGGCTGGACTAATAATGGTATCAATACTGCACCAATGTTTGAACAGTTAGCTTCATCTACAGCAAGTATGAATAATTTTGCTACTCAAGCGATTGCGTTAATGCGTAAAACAGGCTTTACTGGTCTAGATATTGACTGGGAATGGTGGTCTGATTACGGTAACAATGTTGCTCCAGCTAAGAAAATGCTTGCTTTCTATCAGATTTTAAGAACAGCTCTTGATACTGCTGGTCAACAAGATGGTAAGAAATATACATTAACGATTGCGGTTAATGGTGGTACTGATCGTACTTTGGCTCTTGAAGGTAAAAATGTAGATGGTACTAGCAATGGTAATCCAAATGCAGTAAGTAATTTCTGGGCACAAGTTGGTGGTTTGATGGATTATGTAAACGTAATGAATTATGATTATCATGGTTCATGGGATACTAATAGTCCAGCATATTTTCAAGCTAACTATGACTTCCAAAATGTTGGCAGCAATAAAGTTGGTAAAGATGAGGGGTGGTCAATCAAATCTTCAATGAATACTTATATCGCTCGTGGTGTTCCAGCTAAGAAATTGGTTGCAGGGATTCCTTTATATGCTCGCACTATGACAGTTGCTAGCGCTACTAATGGTGGTTTATTCCAATCGGTAACTGGTGCTGGTTTTGGTGATTATGAAAATGGAATTCTTGATTATAAATGTATCATTAATCCAGTAAATAATCCTGAAACTGGTTGTGGTAGCGATAAACCAATTGCGGGTGTTAAGAGTTTGACTTACTATAGTAGTACTTCAAATGTTGCAACTTTCAATCAATACGGTTTAGAAGCAATGCAGCCATGGGCATATAGTGCACAAACTAATAGCTTTATGACTTACGATGACCAGTGGTCAGCTGTGGCTAAAGCTAAAGCAGTTAAAGCAACTGGTCTTGGTGGAACAATGTACTGGGAGCTTGATGGTGATGCTCAGAATCCTCAGCAGTCTATTATTCAGGCAGTGAAAAATGAATATAACAATTAA
- the hslU gene encoding ATP-dependent protease ATPase subunit HslU, protein MNLTPREIVAELDKYIIGQKDAKKAVAIALRNRVRRQKVAEPLRSEITPKNILMIGPTGVGKTEIARRLAKLANAPFIKVEATKFTEVGYVGKDVDSIIRDLVEVAIKNQREEERAKNRDKAKLAAENRILDVLLPPARDTFGETTSNEDDAVAKENSTRERFRVMFHEGKLDDKEIEIEVIQQKPRVELMGPPGMEELTSQLQGMFEGAGEGKKRKRKLKIKDAYKVILDEEAGKLVNEDELRHVALQNVEENGIVFLDEIDKVAIKSGGNSADVSRSGVQRDLLPLVEGTTVSTKYGMVKTEHILFIASGAFHVAKPSDLLPELQGRFPIRVELKSLTEEDFKRILVETDASLTQQYKALLATEGVELQFTDDGIAKMAEIAFNVNEKTENIGARRLYTVVEKLLEDLLFDSGSENLVEINSGYVSEKLGEIVKSEDLSHYIL, encoded by the coding sequence ATGAACCTGACACCTAGAGAGATTGTAGCGGAATTAGATAAGTATATCATTGGACAAAAAGATGCCAAGAAAGCAGTTGCTATTGCCTTAAGAAATCGCGTAAGACGCCAGAAAGTGGCAGAACCACTAAGGAGTGAGATAACGCCAAAAAATATATTAATGATAGGTCCAACAGGTGTTGGTAAGACTGAAATAGCTCGTCGCTTAGCTAAATTAGCTAATGCACCATTTATTAAAGTGGAAGCAACTAAGTTTACTGAAGTTGGTTATGTTGGAAAAGATGTTGATTCAATAATTCGTGATTTGGTAGAAGTTGCTATAAAAAATCAGCGTGAAGAAGAGCGTGCAAAAAACAGAGATAAAGCCAAATTAGCAGCTGAAAATCGAATCCTTGATGTATTACTTCCTCCCGCACGTGATACTTTTGGTGAAACTACATCTAATGAAGATGACGCGGTAGCTAAAGAAAATTCAACTCGGGAACGTTTTCGAGTAATGTTCCATGAGGGTAAACTAGATGATAAAGAAATTGAAATCGAAGTTATACAGCAGAAACCACGTGTTGAACTAATGGGACCTCCAGGAATGGAGGAATTAACCAGTCAGTTACAGGGAATGTTTGAAGGTGCTGGCGAAGGTAAAAAACGTAAGCGCAAGCTAAAAATAAAAGATGCTTATAAAGTGATTCTTGATGAAGAGGCTGGTAAACTGGTCAATGAAGATGAATTACGCCATGTTGCATTACAGAATGTTGAAGAGAATGGGATAGTTTTTCTGGATGAAATTGATAAAGTAGCGATCAAAAGTGGCGGGAATAGTGCCGATGTTTCTCGTTCCGGAGTTCAGCGTGATTTACTGCCATTAGTCGAAGGAACTACCGTTTCAACTAAATATGGAATGGTAAAAACGGAGCATATTCTTTTCATCGCATCAGGAGCCTTTCATGTCGCAAAGCCGTCTGATTTATTGCCAGAATTACAAGGTCGTTTTCCGATTCGAGTTGAATTGAAGTCATTAACGGAAGAAGATTTCAAGCGGATTTTAGTTGAAACTGATGCTAGTTTAACTCAGCAGTACAAGGCATTACTAGCAACAGAGGGAGTGGAGCTACAGTTTACTGATGATGGAATTGCGAAGATGGCAGAAATTGCATTTAATGTCAATGAGAAAACTGAAAATATTGGTGCACGACGCTTATATACAGTTGTCGAAAAATTACTTGAGGATCTTTTATTTGATTCCGGTAGCGAAAATTTGGTAGAGATTAATTCTGGTTATGTGTCTGAAAAGCTTGGTGAAATAGTTAAGTCTGAGGATCTATCTCATTATATTTTATAA